The following nucleotide sequence is from Corylus avellana chromosome ca7, CavTom2PMs-1.0.
TCTTAGTTTCAAATCTTGCCAATCCAAACTAAATGAGAAGACTAATAAATGTAAAAGCAAAAAGGTGTTTTCATTGGCCTTTATTTCTTTGATCTGTGCTTCAAAAATGGTTCTACTAATAAATGTAAAAGCAAAAAGGTGTTTTCATTGATCTGTATTTCTTTGATCTATGCTTCAAAAATGGTTCTTTGGATGGCTGGTCTCTCAAAAGACATATGCTTTTGTGAGTTTTGATTTACTCTCATCCCTGCCCCTTGATGTGCAATAAGGAGTTAGTTGGTTTGTTTGGTGATTTGGTGTTTTTGAGTTATGAGTGTTCTGGTTTTGGTTGATGCCGCTTTTCTATATTATGAGCTGTCCTAGGAAGTTTTGGagttaaaaatcattttatggaTTTTCAACTGTTCTATTGTAAGAATGGACAAGAAAATTCTTTTGTCCCTGAGAAAGCAAAGAACCTTCAGTTGTTTGACTTAGATGAGCTGagttttgccattttttttagtCAAAAATATGTAGAACATGAGATTTGATATGTTATCTATTATTTTCCCAGCTTCACTTATGCTGGGTGTCCGTGAACTCGGTGGCTGAAATAGGTATTCTGTTTCCACCACCGAGTTTGTCAGAAGAGTCAGAAATACCACCGAGTTTCTTCTGTCAGTGGGTATTTTTGACTCTTTTCGCCACTGCTAAGTCAGTGACTGAAAAATTCTTAAGGTGGAGCAGATTTGGGCTCACATAGatatagaaaaaacaaatggaTGAAAAATTTGAGAATCAACCCATCCCAAATTTCAACCATCCAAGTCCTCAAcccaaaagaaattttacacAAACGAACAGAAAAAGTATTCCTAAACAATAACCCAAATCTCTAATCATTCACAATAGAAGAATTCAACACTGAAGCATAGTGAAACTGCAAGCCCCAATCAATCACCTTTGATTTTGCACCAAtacaatcaacaaaaccctaaGCTTTGGTCATAAAATGGAAGCTATGAATGTTGACTACAATGCAGCAATGATAGAAAATGAggatgaaaattgaaaatagcGCACTTCAGGCCCTTTATTTACAGTTTCCATGGCGTTAAATGTAGAGCAGGTTTTCATGGGATAGGATTTTGTATAGACGCCATGGAGGGAGAGTGGGAGACGAAGGGACAAGCAAATGGGGTGTTGGGAGATGAAGGGACAGACGAATGAATTGTGGGGCGTAGGGTTTCTCAGGCTTCTTCAAGCGATGAATTTATACCCATACCAAACAATGTCGCTTTTTGGTGCTACAAAACAACACCGTTTGAATGAATAATTTCAACCTTTTTGCATTGTTGGGTTGGGTCAGAAAACCGAAAAATCCTTACCCTCTTCCGCCTTCTGACCCAACAAAGTCAGAAATCTTATTTTTCTTCTGCCTACCGATCCGCCCTTGTAGGTGGCGGTTGGTAGGCGGGCGGTGGTGGGTCGGTAGGCGTTAACCAGGTCTGTTGCCCACCCCTAGCTTCACTCACCTGCCAAAACTGACTACAGTTCATGCTAACATTATTGGATTGtttgacttatcaaaaaaaaaacattattggaTTGTATGACAGCCTATTTACTTAGTTATGCTGTTAGGGTTCTTTTGATCTTATTGTTAACTCTCTCAAACATCATTTATTGTTCCAATACGTTGtttgtatatttattttctgCTTTAACTGTATTACGTTCCCAAGTTGTTTCCATTATGATTTATTGATATTCTTCATTTGGTGGTTTTACTAGTTTGTTTGAAACCTTGATATATGTCACTATTTACTCAGAGCTGGCATCTGTGGATTGTTGTCAGACCACTTATGTTTTGGTTTGATTGAAAAATTCTGATAGTGACTGAAAAATAGTGGCCTTGTACATGTACTTTAGTCCCTTTTCTCCTTAAATTCAAGTTTAGTTGTGTAAATTAAGATTTTACTCCTGGTACTTGGTTCTTGACAATCTCAAAGTTTTCattctaaaatttgtttttatttttcctttctttgcaGTAAGGCTTCGAATATTACTTCAGCATACTGGTGGTTGTGTTTATTGTGTGGCTTCTTTTGGGTCTCTTAAAGGAGCTTGATGGGTTCCCGATTCCCATCTCATCAGCTCAGCAATGGCCTCTATGTCTCAGGCCGGCCTGAGCAGCCAAAAGAAAGGACTCCTACGATGAGTTCAACTGCTATGCCCTATACTGGTGGTGATATCAAGAAGTCTGGGGAACTGGGTAAAATGTTTGATATCCCTATGGATGGCTCTAAGTCTAGGAAATCTGGACAGTTAAATAGCACATCAAGGACTGCATCTTTTGGAGGTGCGGCAACGCATTCAGGACCCATCATGGCTAGTGCAGCAGCTCGGGCTGGGTATACATCAGGTCCTGTATCTTCAGGCATGTCTGGCTCAGCTTCATTAAAGAAATCAAATTCTGGGCCACTTAATAAGCATGGTGACCCTGTGAAGAAGACATCTGGTCCCCAATCTGGTGGAGTGACACGCCAAAATTCTGGCCCTATCCCACCAGTTCTTCCTGCAACAGGTCTTATTACATCTGGGCCCATTTCTTCCGGTCCACTAAATTCATCTGGGGCCCCAAGAAAGGTCTCTGGTCCTTTGGAATCAATGGGATCAGTCAAAATACATGGTTCTTCTGTCGCTCACAACCCATCAGTGACTACTCTTAGCCAAGATGATGAATATTCCTTCAGAAGAAACTTCCCAAAGCCAATACTGTGGTCTGTGATTCTGATATTTGTGATGGGGTTCATTGCTGGTGGTTTTATTCTTGGAGCAGTCCACAATGCGATTCTGCTCATTGTTGTAATAATTCTTTTTGGCACAGTTGCTGCATTATTCATTTGGAATACTTGTTGGGGAAGAAGAGCTATCACAGGTTTCATTTCTCGTTATCCCGATGCTGAACTGAGAACTGCAAAAAATGGGCAATATGTGAAGGTTTCTGGGGTATGCAATTTAAGAATTGTTGATCTGATATTTATATCTTTGTATGCTATGGTTGCATTGTTTAATGTTTGAGATATATACTTGTATGAATTCAGAttttctatctttcttttttccagtattttgtttgtttgtcttcgtgtgtgtgtgtgtgtgtgtgtgtggagagGAGAGGGAGGGTGATAAGTGGGCATTAATTGGCTGCAGAAATCTGAATTTTGTGCAATGGATATAATGATGTACATGGCTTTTATGGCTTGGTAGGTTTTTCCCCATGAGCAAGGTCATCCTCTagttaatgttaattttttgcaCACACTCAAATGACACATGAGAAAGTTTGATGTCTTGTTTTGTTATTCTGAAGGTGGTTACCTGTGGTAATGTACCGCTCGAGTCATCCTTTCGGAAAGTTCCTAGATGTGTCTATACATCTACCAGTTTATATGAGTACCGAGGATGGGATTCTAAGCCAGCCAATTCTACACATCGTCGTTTTACATGGGGACTCAGATCATCTGAGGTGAGTAACAGAAAATGTTACCTTTATCATCGTTTTACACGGGGACTCAGATCAGCTTGCCTTTTTTGCCTTAACAAGCTATGTTTCCACCTTGTGTTCATCGGCTTTACCAacttattttaattgtttatctTGAATCTtctgtttatgttgttttacaGAGGCATGTGGCGGACTTCTACATCTCTGATTTCCAGTCTGGGTTAAGAGCATTGGTCAAGACTGGCTATGGCGCAAGGGTGACTCCGTATGTTGATGACTCTGTTGTTATTGATGTTAACCCAGAAAACAAAGACTTGTCTCCTGATTTTGTTCGATGGTTGGGAGAGAGGAACCTTTCAAGTGATGATCGTATAATGCGGTTGAAAGAAGGgtaaaaactcatttttatatCCAAGAATTTAGCTCACCTAAGATCATTTGTTTGATGAAATCTTGTAAAATCTTTTACTGTTGTTTTTGTAGGTACATCAAAGAAGGGAGCACGGTTAGTGTGATGGGAGTTGTTCAGAGAAATGATAATGTGCTTATGATTGTCCCTCCACCTGAGCCATTAACAACTGGATGCCAGTGGGGCCAGTGTATCTTTCCTGCTAGCCTTGAGggtattgttttgagattcgAAGATACTTCAAAAATTGATGTCATACctgtttagagagagagagagagagagatagagcaTTTGgctcttttgtgaaaatatcTTGTTCCCAGTATCAGAATTGATGATGGTGTTGAAAAGTGGTGGTAAGTGTGTTGATCAAGATGACATggtgcttttttctttttcaacctttttagcatggtgtatagcTTTCCGGAATTTTTGTTCCATTATTTTCCTAGGGTTTGGAAAAACAAAGCTTTTGCAATGGGCGTGGCTTGATGTAGTGACAAGTTTTACAGGTTTGAACAGACTGCTTATGTTAAtcaaaggaaaatgtttgatTCAAGAGTTGATTTGTGACCTTGGAACTCTACTTGCATCAGTAATGCTAGTTCTAAATGCTAAATACCATACCATCATTCCATTGGATTAGTGTTCATcagtttttttaattgaagttAATCCAAGAGCTGATGGGTACTATTTCATCAACATTCTGAAATGAGGGTGTAGTATTAGGGAGGGATAGAGAGACTGTAACTTTCTGCTCTTTGGCATACCTTCTCAAAATTGCCTTAAAAGACATTGTTATATTTCTCTTCTGTAATTAAGTGTGCATCCTACTTGTTAGTTATCAATATATTATTGGCCACATCATATGGAAATTTAACATTGTATGCACTGCACTACattcattaattaataattaatacgTTAAATAGATCacaaaaatagaatgaaaattgggtttgttgGATTAGAGTTCTTTTAGATTGAACATTTTAAATGCGTCTTATGGCATATTTTACCCGAGATAGAATGAAGAAATCCATTGATCATATATTATCTGTTTTACATTCTAATAATCTTTCCATTGAAATAGAGTTCGACTTTTTGATGCTATTGTGTTCCAGAGAGATCGACATCACCTCGGGGTCTCTTGGAAGTCGTGACATCATCTACGATAGTTTCGGACGTCATGACGGAGTTCTAACTTCCCTAGGCTATTTCTAGACGTCATGATGAGTTTCCAACGAAATTAGGCAGTAAGTTAGTAGGATTTTCGTCATGACGAAACTGCAGTGTTTTCGAAAGTTGTGAGCCATTTTTGACATAGCAAACGTCCGCATTTAAAGAAGCTTGAGAGAGACAAAGTTTGCATCTGGGAATGAGGTTTCCAACACTACTGAGTTTGCATCATTTTGAGCTTGAGATcaaaagttatggccaaaagaCACGGCctgatttgatttctttttttttttcacaaaatttcagtttttccctttttcttttctataaatagaacaAGATGCTCATTAGGTCATTTGGGAAAACCAAACACGAGAACCTTGAGGTTCTTGCTTCTCCTTTGTTTTAAGAGAGACATATACAAAGCCTAGAGCTTCCTCTCTCTTGATGTGAAGCTCCAAGCTTTTTAGAAAACCTCCACCATTGAAGCTTCCCCTTTTGCCATTGTTGTACAAATGGAGGTTTTCTAAAAAGGTTCAAGCTTTTATTCACTTGTGTCAGTCACTTATTTACTAAATTTAATTTACTCATGTCCAAAAACATATTTATGCCAATTTTAGAAATAAAGtgatatacaaaaaaaaatcgttttcgGTGGTTGAATAGTTGCTCCAGACAAAGTCTggatttttttcaaaagcagaattctttaaaattatactAGCAGATAGAGGGTTCCAATACGAATATAATGGACTTTCGTTTAACTCATTTTGAATCCGCATGGCCTAGTTTTCATCGGGTCAAAGCTTAAGggttaaaaaaatcaacataagtTAACACACTGTTaaactaggggtgaaaagacggttagtaaaattcattAACCGCCTCTGCTAACCACCTATGCGATTAACTGCATAAACGGcgttaataaccactaaccgctttttaaagaaaaaaaattagaaagttctttttttttttaaaaaaaaaaaaacaaccaaaaccgCGTTGTTTTTATGGTATTTACTTATCTCATTCTTAGATTCCGACATCTCAGATCTTCTGGCTCATGCGAAGCATAGTCTAATGTTACTCATAATATTTGGAGAACCTATGTCATGCATGTAATGCTAAACCATCGATAAAACCTAGACACTATCAAATGTTCGGTCTCGACATCAATCGTTTGGTCTTAAGATGATCGAATGTTTACGTTTGGTGAGCACAAAATGCATGCAAAAACTCTATGACTCCTTCGTAACCCATGTTCTGTTCTAATCGAAGCTACCCATAAATCAACATAAACATGTTAAACCGTGTTAAAGTGCCAAACCTTAAAAATCAAGGGTGTGTGCATGACATTTTAAGAaaaccatttatttcaaaataagaGAAATTCTATTAAACTATTAAAGCATGTTCAACATAAACATGTTAAACCATGTTAAAGTGCCAAACCTTAAAAATCAAGGGTGTGTGCATGACATTTTAAGAaaaccatttatttcaaaataagaGAAACTCTATTAAACTATTAAAGCATGTTTAAAACTTGTATAAATCATGTAAAATCATGTGGGCAAAACACACATatcatgaaaatgaaatgaggTTCAAAGCTTACCTTGGAGATGATGGCTTTTAGGCGAAAAtcaataatttctctctctaagATTCCTTTCTCTCACAAAAATTGGGGTGGGGTGTAGCATGGAAGCTAGGTGTGGTATGAAGGGTCAAATGAGGGCGTATATATAGGGGTTGGTTAGTGGATAAGGGTGGAAGAGATGGCTAATAggttaaatttacttttcagATATCATTGaatgttcggtgtactattCTTGAATGTTCGGTGTATTGTTGTACTACGGTTCTAGGGTATTTCCTCGAACGTTCGGTGGTTCCTAGGAGAACGTTCAATGCTAAGGTTTTTGTGAACGTTTAGTGGTCCATGACCGAACGTTCGGTCAATAGATAAAAGCCaaaattgatatttaattttCTGGGTTAACTACTTTATTAGTATATCGGTTtacacgtttttattttttccttcatatGTTTTCAAAACAGCCAAATGTGATACCTCACTcatggaaaaatacaaaatcgaTACCTCGTTAGTTTTTGTCAGTCTAAATTAACATAATTCCACATCATTGCCACGTGTCACTCCTAAAATATGCCAcatgtcataaaaataaaaataattaaataataataataataatgataaaacaaaaaccaaaaaaaaaaaaaaatgttgaaaattctatggggtggccagccaccccattttagccAATTGAGCCATCCCcaaggccggtctgggggtggccgaaccacccccattcCAATCAGCCTGCTGGATCCACCAAAGTGTCAAGAAAACATTGTAGAAAAATCGTTCGTGATTTTTTTCACCGACTATGCCAGCTTATCTAGCTTCACTCTTAGTCCTAAACCTCTTTCTTTATCTACCTTTGTGACAATCTGTTGAGACTAGgccacataattgaattgattGATATGGGTAGAATGCCGCAGAAAGTGGCTAATGATTTGGTTTGTTTATTTTGGAGCTCAAATCCATATCCAAACGCTAGTTAATTTAACATTCTCGTTCGAGATCTCAACAGGGTTTATCCTAACCGCAGGTTTATGGATTATGGTATTCTGGGTGATGATGTCGTCATCGCAGACGATAAGAAAATCCTTACTGATTTGGGAGTCATGATATCAGGATCGAAATCACTAATCTCCCAAACAGGGGCTGCCAAATTTTCCAAGTCTCCCAAagggatggttcggccacccctttttggcccttgggggtggctgccaaaatgggggtggccattggccaaaatggggtggctggccaccccatagaattttcaactttttaatttttttctttcttttaaggtttagtttattttattattttaatttttaatttttatgacacATAGCATATTTTTGGAGTGATACGTGGCGAtgacgtggaattccgttaattTAGACTGACAAAAACTAACGAGgtatcaattttgcattttctcATAGGTGAGGCATCACATTTGGCTGTTTTGAAAACAtagagaggaaaaaataaaaatgtgtaaatCGAGGTACTAATAAAGTAGTTAACCTAATTTTCTGAAGGAAATATGAGAAACTTCATGAGTAGTATAACTAGCCATTAGTTAAACCACACCGAGTACAAGCACGTGTTCGCCATCGGGCTGCGTATGATATGGATAAGAGGTTCCCTTTGGCGGCTTGATCACAATGGCACCGTGGATTGTGGCACGTGACCAGTCACTATGAGCATGCCACCAAAGTgttccttcttccttcttcgTCGGAAAATTTAACCTTATAAAACACATATATAAAAGGCAAGCTACCATTAATATTTGGATTTTTCTGAACATGTTTATgctgttttttataaaattggtaggtgttttataaaattgattaatggtgattttaaaaatcttatCAAATTTTCGGGCATTACATGGACTACTAGAATGGAGACTTATATTCCTCACCAGTCAGATAAACATCTAGCCCAATCAATATCCATACAACCCAATTTTTTGAGGCACACGCATCTCGCCGAAGAGGCAACGAAATCTCCCATAAATATGAAACCATAAATCACTCTCCTAGAAAAGGAAATGAACGCCCACCTAAAAGAAATCACCTTAAATAAGGTTACTTCACTAAAGGCAAGGATATTCAGACGGTAAATGCAAAAGGTAACTCCCAACGTGATCAAGGGGCTCAATCAGCCAAATAAATTACTAATGCCTTACTAATAAAACCAAGATCACATCTATATAAGGTTGGCtaaagggaaaaagaagaagccagGTATGCTTTCATgcttgtttaggattgcgtttgagggacttaaaaatatttttagcactcaaaaagtccgtttgaaaaaaaaaatactcgtttggtaaaacaaattaaaagcgattttaatggtctaaaaagcctaaaaatagtcaaaaaaaaaaagaaaaaaaaagacacttttatcttttaacttttgcccaaaagctctttttgacttaaaaaccatatttctcaaacacaatcctaaatAAGCTCTTAATCTCTAtctatttcctttattttcacatatatattttattgacttagggtctatttgggattgcgtttgaggaacttaaaagtgcttttaatactaaaaaagtccgtttgaagaaaaacgtactcgtttggtaaaaaaactaaaagtgttttcaaaagtccaaaaagcacttttggtaaaagcttaaaaataaaaactttgcCTAAAATCTccttttaacttaaaaactttacTTCTTAAACGTAATCCTAAACGGGCTCTTAAGTATTGAAGGTGGTGTCGCCGCTCCACTCCCTTCTTCATGGCACGCCACTCTAACTTTTCTTGCAAGAATTACGAATCAATGATTAAGGGTAGTTTATGCATCCAACCACTATCATGTAACTATAAATCTATACATTTAAGGATGACGTTTTTGAAACCTAATGTCTAACCTAGTGGTTGGACGTTGTGACATTGGAGAGGTAGTCCAACCAACAACAACTCACGGTAATCTTGAAAAATAATCACTGCGACGGTAAATTTATCTTCAATTATTACATCAAGATTAATTTAATACAAGTAAAGAGAGGAGTCGTCTGACTGAGTAAAAGatcatgcttttcttttttatatataaaataaaaaataaaaaataaaaaagtttgtCCGGCAATGAGTCCGTCccaaaagaaaagcaagaaaaacTGGAACTGCGGCtcatatcatattatttatctggacaatattttcttttatatatatatatatatatatatatattttcctcaGATTGGAGGTTTTTGCCGGACGAGACAATAAACCTgttgttgagagagagagagagagagatttggggATTTTGGTTTCGTCCCAAGTGACTTTGATCGACCCACGATGTTTCCTAATCTCCAAATTTCAGCTTACACTGCTTCCTCTGCTTCTCCTTCAGGTTTGTGCCTTTGTGCCATCGTCTCATTTGTCCCATTTTTGCCCCCCTTCTTCTTAAACGGGTCTCAGTTGCTTCActttttgcttgtttgttttcacacatcttctccattttctgtttttgtttttgtacaGAAAGGTGATCTGGGTTTGTCTTGTTTTCTCGATTTGTGTTTCTATAAATGGTGCATTTTTTTCTGGAATCTTTCTAAATGTGGAAAGTTCTGGTGCTCCCAGTTTCCTTGGAATCTGGATTTTGTTTGCTTGTTCGGAAAATGTGGGTAAAGAGAAGGAAATTGAAGTTTTAAAAGGTTgggttttctctctttctctctctctttttacaCTATCTGGGACTCCACTTTATTAAAAGCCTTCACTCCACTGAGCTCTCAAGACTTGAAATCCGTACTTGTTTCTGCAGATCTTCTTCGTTTGAAATTTGTTTCTTGGATTTTGGGTTATAGAATCTAATTATTTGGGGTTTTGGTGAATTGAAACGGTGACGTTTGTGTGAATCTTTGTAAATATGGAAGATTTGATACTTTGATGctttttggagttttaatgggtaattttccttgtttgtttggttgagaACATAGAGTAACCTAAAGTGAGAATTTTGAATATTGGATTTCAGATTTTACTCCCAATGCCTAAAATTTTTGGTCATTGCCTAGGCTCCCTTTTGCTATTCCAATTTTCATTCAAAGTTGTGATTTGTGcattctttgtttctttatattGGGATGTGGATTCTGGTTCTTTGAATTGTAGATGCCAGCAAATGGTATGGTGGTCTCCTTTGTGAATGGAATGACACTCATTTGCCTAGTTGCTGGTATGATGTAACTtagtttttctttgttggtttGGATGctgggaaaataaaataaaagagaaggaaaaactaTTGGAACTGATAGTCCTAGAATTGAAGTTTGCAAATCATCCGATTATTGCTCCAGACCTTTTATTGTCGTCatcattatattattattattattattactttccTAGTTCTTGAAAGTTTTCAAATGGTGGTCCCTGTGTGCTCTGTTTATTTCATTTGCTCGAAGAAAATGGTTATTGAGATGGTTTCTTGATTTGCATTATTTTGTTAGACCTTTCTACTTGTGGAAAACCCTgatgctttcatttttttttctacttagAACTGCATATTTTCTTTTGCAATTCTAAATTTGGTAAGAATATTTTTGGGGAAAGAAAAGATTGTATACGAATTTTGAGCATGTAGATTCTCATTGGGTCCAAAACTCCATGAATACTGAAAAATTCTTCACTGAACTCTTAATCCATGAGAAATTTTGTTACtgctttttctatttttggtttcttgattttttgttgGAAAAGGCTAAATATGCTTTATCCATCTTTACTTGAATGGTGGAAATAGTTCTTTGTGTGGTTGATGTGAGACTGAGTAGTGTCAAAGCTTCCACATGGTAGCCAGCTATTAAAATCT
It contains:
- the LOC132187134 gene encoding uncharacterized membrane protein At1g16860-like; this encodes MGSRFPSHQLSNGLYVSGRPEQPKERTPTMSSTAMPYTGGDIKKSGELGKMFDIPMDGSKSRKSGQLNSTSRTASFGGAATHSGPIMASAAARAGYTSGPVSSGMSGSASLKKSNSGPLNKHGDPVKKTSGPQSGGVTRQNSGPIPPVLPATGLITSGPISSGPLNSSGAPRKVSGPLESMGSVKIHGSSVAHNPSVTTLSQDDEYSFRRNFPKPILWSVILIFVMGFIAGGFILGAVHNAILLIVVIILFGTVAALFIWNTCWGRRAITGFISRYPDAELRTAKNGQYVKVSGVVTCGNVPLESSFRKVPRCVYTSTSLYEYRGWDSKPANSTHRRFTWGLRSSERHVADFYISDFQSGLRALVKTGYGARVTPYVDDSVVIDVNPENKDLSPDFVRWLGERNLSSDDRIMRLKEGYIKEGSTVSVMGVVQRNDNVLMIVPPPEPLTTGCQWGQCIFPASLEGIVLRFEDTSKIDVIPV